The region CCGCTCCGCGCGGAACGCGCTGACCCGTGCGCTCCCCGGGCGGTGCGCGTCCGGGGAGCACGCGGCCGCTTCGAGGAGGAACCCATGAGCCAACCGCTGCTGGAGGCGCGCGAGCTCGTCAAGCACTACGGGAGCGTGGAGGCGCTGCGCGGCGCCTCCTTCTCGGCCCACCCCGGCGAGGTCGTCGCGCTCATCGGCGACAACGGGGCGGGCAAGTCCACACTGGTCAAATGCCTCTCCGGGGTCGAGCAGCCGGACTCGGGATCCATCGAGGTGGCCGGGAAACCGGTGACGCTGGACTCGCCCGGCGCCGCCCGCTCCCACGGCATCGAGACCGCCTACCAGGACCTCGCGGTGGCACCGGACCTCGACCCGGCCGCGAACCTGTTCCTGGGGCGCGAGATCCGCCGCGGTGGTCTGCTGGGCAAGCTCGGCATGCTCGACAAGCCGGCGATGCGCACCCGCGCCGCCGAGCAGTTCGAGAAGTTCGGCGTGACGTTGCAGAACCTCGACGTGCCGATCGGCTCGCTGTCCGGCGGCCAGCGCCAGAGCGTCGCGGTCGCGCGCTCGGTGGCGTGGGCCGACAAGCTGGTGTTCATGGACGAGCCGACCGCCGCGCTCGGCGTGGTGCAGCGGGAGCGGGTCCTCGACGTCATCCGCCGCGTCCGCGACTCGGGCATCGCGGTGGTGCTGATCAGCCACAACATGCCGGAGGTGCTCTCGGTCGCCGACCGGGTGGAGGTGCTGCGGCTGGGCAGGCGGGTGGCGCGGCTGCGCGCCGCCGACGCGACCCTGGAAGACCTCGTCGGCGCCATGACCGGTGCCCTGTCCACGGAGGACGAGAGCTGATGAGCGCCACCCAGAAGACTCCGGTGCAGGCGACCCCCGACGACGCGCAGAAGGGCCTGGCGGCCCGGCTCTCCGGCTCCAACACGCTGTGGACCGGTCTGGTGCTCGTCGCGCTGTGCCTGCTGTTCAGCGCGCTGCGGCCGGACGCCTTCCCCACCCTGTTCAACATCCAGACCCTGCTGGTGCAGGCCGCACCGCTGCTCATGCTCGCGGTCGGGATGACCTTCGTGATCATCACCTCCGGCATCGACCTGTCGGTCGGCTCGGTCCTGGTCTTCGCCGGCGTCGTCTCGGCGCAGACCATGGAGGCGCTCTCCGGCGGCGACGCGACCCACGCCGGCTGGGGCGTCATCGCGGCCGGGCTCGTGGTCGCGCTGGCAGGCGGCGCGGTGTGGGGCGTGCTCAACGGGCTGCTGGTCGCGGTGGCCCGGGTGCCCGCGCTCATCGTCACGCTCGGCTCGTTCGGCGCCGCTCTCGGCGCGGCGCAGCTGCTGACCAACGGCATCGACGTCCGGACAGTGCCGACCGCGCTGCGCCAGACCCTCGGCACCGGCACCTCCTTCGGCGTGGTGCCGAACCTCGTCATCCTCGCGGCGGTGGTCACGTTGCTCGGGGCGTGGCTGCTGCACACCACGGTCTTCGGCCGCTACACCTACGCGATCGGCTCCAACGCCGAGGCGGCCCGGCGCTCCGGCATCAGGGTCACCCGCCACCTGGTCGCGGTCTACGCGCTGACCGGGGTGCTGTCGGGCCTGGCCGGGTTCATGTCGCTGGCCTACTTCGGCACCACCACGATCAGCGGGCACAGCAACGACAACCTGAACGCCATCGCCGCGGTGGTGCTCGGCGGCACCAGCCTCTTCGGCGGTGTCGGCACCGTGCTGGGCAGCGTGATCGGCGTGTTCATCCCGGCGGTGCTGGACACCGGCTTCGTGATGGCGGGCGTGCGCCCCTTCTGGCAGCCCATCGCGGTCGGCGCGGTGCTGGTCGCGGCGGTGTGGATGGACCAGCGGCGGAGGCGGGCGCGCAACAGCCGCTGACGCCTGGACTTCGGCAGAGCTTTCGGCACAACGGCGTGTGGAGGTAATCGATGAGAAGGCACATCCTGGCGGTGGCGTCGGTGCTGCTGCTGGCCGGCTGCGGCTCGGGGCAGATCGGCGACACCGGTGGCGGCCAGACCGACCCGAACAACAGGAACCTCGCCCTGCTGACCGGGATGCGCGGCGAACCGTTCTACGTCTCCATGGAGTGCGCCGCGAAGCAGCAGGCCGCCGCCGCGGGCTACAACATCAACGCGCAGGCCCCGGAGAAGTTCGAGCAGGCCGAGCAGTCCCAGATGCTCACCGGCATCATCGGCACCCGGCCGGGTGCGGT is a window of Saccharopolyspora erythraea NRRL 2338 DNA encoding:
- a CDS encoding ATP-binding cassette domain-containing protein — its product is MSQPLLEARELVKHYGSVEALRGASFSAHPGEVVALIGDNGAGKSTLVKCLSGVEQPDSGSIEVAGKPVTLDSPGAARSHGIETAYQDLAVAPDLDPAANLFLGREIRRGGLLGKLGMLDKPAMRTRAAEQFEKFGVTLQNLDVPIGSLSGGQRQSVAVARSVAWADKLVFMDEPTAALGVVQRERVLDVIRRVRDSGIAVVLISHNMPEVLSVADRVEVLRLGRRVARLRAADATLEDLVGAMTGALSTEDES
- a CDS encoding ABC transporter permease, coding for MSATQKTPVQATPDDAQKGLAARLSGSNTLWTGLVLVALCLLFSALRPDAFPTLFNIQTLLVQAAPLLMLAVGMTFVIITSGIDLSVGSVLVFAGVVSAQTMEALSGGDATHAGWGVIAAGLVVALAGGAVWGVLNGLLVAVARVPALIVTLGSFGAALGAAQLLTNGIDVRTVPTALRQTLGTGTSFGVVPNLVILAAVVTLLGAWLLHTTVFGRYTYAIGSNAEAARRSGIRVTRHLVAVYALTGVLSGLAGFMSLAYFGTTTISGHSNDNLNAIAAVVLGGTSLFGGVGTVLGSVIGVFIPAVLDTGFVMAGVRPFWQPIAVGAVLVAAVWMDQRRRRARNSR